In Brevibacillus brevis, a genomic segment contains:
- a CDS encoding DNA glycosylase AlkZ-like family protein, translated as MKSGSRQPLVISKTEARRLAIVRQHLAAPREVADEENLMKVLRSLRYLQLDPVSVVAPSHELVLWSRFGAGAVPLLDDLLWRQRSLFEYWVSCAAIVLTEDYPLHRAFMNAYPPSRIAEWMNANASLREHILQRLQEDEALPTSAFEDLSTVPWKSSGWTADRNVERMLQFLWLGGSVMVTGRAAGQRLWALTEAHLPPETDRAALPMDMAINAAVEHSVRALGVAREADVKQYFFRLESRVPLRSALDRLQNERKVIPVEIDGEASRQTWFVHVDSLQEVDAIRAGNWEGRTTLLSPFDNLISDRDRTERLWGFSFRNEMYVPKAKRQYGYYLLPILHGDQLVGRISPKVDRRRNVLTIEGLYLEPDVRPTEDLYHAVTEQINDLAAFAGAETVEYSSQVPESWLAKLRRA; from the coding sequence ATGAAATCAGGTTCCCGGCAACCACTTGTCATCAGCAAAACAGAGGCTCGGCGGTTGGCCATTGTTCGTCAGCATCTGGCTGCCCCTCGCGAGGTCGCAGATGAGGAAAATCTGATGAAGGTCTTGCGGTCATTGCGGTATTTGCAGCTGGACCCGGTCAGTGTCGTGGCACCGAGCCATGAATTGGTGCTGTGGAGCCGTTTCGGAGCCGGCGCTGTCCCACTGCTCGATGACCTATTGTGGCGCCAACGGTCGTTATTCGAGTATTGGGTCAGCTGTGCAGCGATTGTCCTGACAGAAGACTATCCGTTGCACCGGGCATTTATGAACGCCTACCCGCCAAGCCGCATCGCGGAATGGATGAACGCGAATGCTTCCTTGCGTGAGCACATCTTACAACGCCTCCAGGAAGATGAGGCGCTGCCTACGAGCGCTTTTGAGGACCTCTCCACCGTGCCCTGGAAGTCAAGCGGCTGGACGGCCGATCGAAATGTCGAGCGCATGCTGCAGTTTTTGTGGCTGGGAGGCTCAGTAATGGTGACCGGTCGCGCGGCTGGCCAGCGCCTGTGGGCCCTGACCGAAGCTCACCTGCCGCCGGAGACCGATCGCGCGGCGTTGCCGATGGACATGGCGATCAACGCTGCCGTCGAACACAGTGTACGCGCCCTCGGCGTAGCGCGCGAGGCTGACGTGAAACAATACTTCTTCCGGCTCGAATCGCGAGTACCACTTCGTTCGGCACTCGATCGGCTGCAAAACGAGCGGAAGGTGATTCCCGTAGAAATCGATGGAGAGGCTTCGCGGCAAACCTGGTTCGTCCATGTTGACTCGCTTCAAGAGGTCGACGCCATCCGGGCAGGGAACTGGGAAGGGCGTACGACACTGCTGTCCCCCTTCGACAACCTGATAAGCGATCGGGACCGCACCGAGCGACTATGGGGCTTCTCCTTCCGCAACGAAATGTACGTTCCCAAGGCCAAACGGCAGTACGGCTACTACCTGTTGCCGATCCTGCATGGCGATCAACTGGTTGGACGGATTTCACCCAAAGTCGATCGCCGCCGCAATGTGCTCACAATTGAGGGACTTTACTTGGAACCCGACGTCCGCCCAACCGAAGACTTGTATCACGCGGTCACGGAGCAGATCAACGACCTCGCAGCCTTTGCTGGTGCCGAAACGGTCGAGTACAGCAGCCAGGTGCCGGAGTCTTGGCTGGCCAAGCTGCGTCGGGCTT